A portion of the Rhinopithecus roxellana isolate Shanxi Qingling chromosome 21, ASM756505v1, whole genome shotgun sequence genome contains these proteins:
- the LOC104654124 gene encoding phosphoglycerate kinase 1 — protein sequence MSLSNKLTLDKLDVKGKRVVMRVDFNVPMKNNQITNNQRIKAAVPSIKFCLDNGAKSVVLMSHLGRPDGVPMPDKYSLEPVAVELKSLLGKDILFLKDCVGPEVEKACANPAAESVILLENLRFHVEEEGKGKDASGNKVKAEPAKIEAFRASLSKLGDVYVNDAFGTAHRAHSSMVGVNLPQKAGGFLMKKELNYFAKALESPERPFLAILGGAKVADKIQLINNMLDKVNEMIIGGGMAFTFLKVLNNMEIGTSLFDEEGAKIVKDLMSKAEKNGVKITLPVDFVTADKFDENAKTGQATVASGIPAGWMGLDCGPESSKKYAEAVTRAKQIVWNGPVGVFEWEAFARGTKALMDEVVKATSRGCITIIGGGDTATCCAKWNTEDKVSHVSTGGGASLELLEGKVLPGVDALSNI from the coding sequence ATGTCGCTTTCTAACAAGCTGACGCTGGACAAGCTGGATGTTAAAGGGAAGCGGGTCGTTATGAGAGTCGACTTCAATGTTCCTATGAAGAACAACCAGATAACAAACAACCAGAGGATTAAGGCTGCTGTCCCAAGCATCAAATTCTGCTTGGACAATGGAGCCAAGTCGGTAGTCCTTATGAGCCACCTAGGCCGGCCTGATGGTGTCCCTATGCCTGACAAGTACTCCTTAGAGCCAGTTGCTGTAGAACTCAAGTCTCTGCTGGGCAAGGATATTCTGTTCTTGAAGGACTGTGTAGGCCCAGAAGTGGAGAAAGCCTGTGCCAACCCAGCTGCTGAGTCTGTCATCCTGCTGGAGAACCTCCGCTTTCAtgtggaggaagaagggaagggtaaaGATGCTTCTGGGAACAAGGTTAAAGCCGAGCCAGCCAAAATAGAAGCTTTCCGAGCTTCACTTTCCAAGCTAGGGGATGTCTACGTCAATGATGCTTTTGGCACTGCTCACAGAGCCCACAGCTCCATGGTAGGAGTCAATCTGCCACAGAAGGCTGGTGGATTTTTGATGAAGAAGGAGCTGAACTACTTTGCCAAGGCCTTGGAGAGCCCAGAGCGACCTTTCCTGGCCATCCTGGGCGGAGCTAAAGTTGCAGACAAGATCCAGTTGATCAATAATATGCTGGACAAAGTCAACGAGATGATTATTGGTGGCGGAATGGCTTTTACCTTCCTTAAGGTGCTCAACAACATGGAGATTGGCACTTCTCTGTTTGATGAAGAGGGAGCCAAGATTGTCAAAGACCTAATGTCCAAAGctgagaagaatggtgtgaagATTACCTTGCCTGTTGACTTTGTCACTGCTGACAAGTTTGATGAGAATGCCAAGACTGGCCAAGCCACTGTGGCTTCTGGCATACCTGCTGGCTGGATGGGCTTGGACTGTGgtcctgaaagcagcaagaagtaTGCTGAGGCTGTCACTCGGGCTAAGCAGATTGTGTGGAATGGTCCTGTGGGGGTATTTGAATGGGAAGCTTTTGCCCGGGGAACCAAAGCCCTCATGGATGAGGTGGTGAAAGCCACTTCTAGGGGCTGCATCACCATCATAGGTGGTGGCGACACTGCCACTTGCTGTGCCAAATGGAACACGGAGGATAAAGTCAGCCATGTGAGCACTGGGGGTGGTGCCAGTTTGGAACTCCTGGAAGGTAAAGTCCTTCCTGGGGTGGATGCTCTCAGCAATATTTAG